DNA sequence from the Gouania willdenowi chromosome 21, fGouWil2.1, whole genome shotgun sequence genome:
AGTTTTGTTTGATACAATAACAGATATGAGAACAGCTTTGTGACGTGAATCAGCTCTTACAAACAACTTTCAATCATTGagttttatatttatgttttgtcgCCATCTACGGGTGGTTTGAGGAAATGCAAGGAATGAACACCCAAAGGCCGGGCAGCCTATTGTCATCCCTCATGTTCTTCTttcttattcttcttttgtggaaatcataaaaaaaaaaatccccacatTTTTCACAAAGCTCCAGCCTAATGCCAGATTGCTTCATCTGCaaaaactataggttatttacatataCATTCTCTGAGTGATATGAGTGAGATGTGTCACTATGAGATATACACCTCCGTgtcatatctcagaagccctatctcattacgccaatcctgattggctggtgaaatgtattcatctgcCGCAGGTAGTCCTGCTTATTATAAGTAGAGTGGGCGGGGAATACAGGGCCATTCAAATAAGCAAACCTCTTTCTTATTCTTCTTTTATGGAAATCATATTTCCTacgtgcataaaaaaaaaaaatcaccaaattttgcacaaagctCCAGTCCTATGCCAGATTTCTTGAGCTGCAAAAACAAGCCAATAGTCCTAAAGGTGATGCTAAAACAAATCGTTACACTCTAAAGGGTAATGATtttaaaattcacaacaaatcaaccaaatGTGCTATGAACTTGCaactttcactaaaatgtagCCCTAACGCTTGTGCATGTAAATCTATTGCAaataaactctttttttttttttttgtgtgcaaaaactgtcaaatgtattgacactcaattgacaccaaacttgtgacaccacattttcagaatgtccaacaaaaatgataaacacagatttttgaCAGTGCCTCAAAAATGACATTGTTGATGATGTTTgagaaaaatatcagaatttcaTCTCAAAAACGAAATGTTTTAAAGCATTATGAATTTCTCTCTTatgtatggaagcccgtttccgccacaaaaaaaataataaaaaatcaccaaggaaagccATAATTAagggaaacaaagtcataattatgagaaacaaagtcataattatgagaaagaaaatcataattatgagatagaaggtcataattatgagatagaaagtcataattatgagaaagaaaatcataattatgagatagaaagtcataattatgagaaaaaaagtcataattatgagatacttaaacacatttacagcagcttgttcatgtggtgagtAGCTGACACAGAGATGGCTGATAAGACTATCGAAGACTACTTTAGACTTTAggctttacaaatgatgaaatactttgtttgcttgcaaattcacataGAAATACGCTGAGTAAACGCACCCTTGAAAAGATACTAAGCAAAAAACGGCTCTGGCATCTAAAGGATAACactgatgtggctgaagtagcATGGATTACTGAACAACATatggagatttctggtcagtgccatgggtacagatgaatgtaccaaaaatgtttctatctcataattatgactttactaactcaaaattatgacttttctaactcataattatgactttctaactcataattaagactttccttggtgattttttatcttttttagcggcggaaacgggcttccatacttATGCCAACAATCAAAGTCAATGTATTTTCACTTGTGGAGCCAATAAaccattgttaaaaacaaatgaccaacATCGCCATGCTGTTTAGATacaattttggatttttgactCATTAACAGCTGCTATCTTATACACAGGTGACTGGCTTAGTCAAGTAGTGATGATACATGTTACATTTCTAGGGATGCacagaaatgaaaattcttggccaaaaccGATAACGACAAAACCAAGgccaaaaactgaaataaattattatataaatCATTAGTGCCAGCATTGCATTTATGTATGTAAATGTGTACTaaactcactaaaattaaaacattgcaattgtataaattaatgtttcaaagaataaatcaattaaaaatattgaaatatttatttagcactgatatTCCAAGAATGAAcaatataagaaaaaataaaatggttaacttgaccccactcatacattaaataatgttgtacagACCGataactgactgggctgctggaagagagtcaaattaaatactgtatgttctcTCATTGAAACACAAAGTACATTAACCAAGCATGTTCTGTGTGATATGATTGTAGCGTGGAGCATTTCTTGTGcgcaaaaaatgtccccattcgttTCATAtgcgcgtctgaagcgaagccccgcccaccagcgacatattcaacttggtgagtttcactgcctgctgaagcgaggagctgcgcgcCTTTTTCTCCtcccacaaacataaaccaccagtgaaaaaagctgctctgattagcagctaatgctatcctagctcagtgccgactttcaaagatgaaaactacagagagaacttttacctgctactaccacctcctcgctgattctcctccaccccaaatccttcctagtccggtcccggttataaaggccatgtcacacagctccaggtggtcacacacatcttctactccatggttgatgGTCTGACATCatcgtcatcgtcaacaaagattctgattggcttttgtcatgcgaaacagtcgcaggagttcaatattttcaactcttgcgaatgtgcggctatgcgtaaaatcgggagcgcgctcgcacggccaacgcacttgacaTGCGGCTCGGACCGCACTGccacacaggaaagattttgcatctggtgacacatccggtgtgaacgctgCATTATTCGGTCAGCTTGTGTCGGCCGAAAATTTTCAGTGGCCGGAGTTTCAGTGCATCACTAGACATTTCCATGTGCTAATTAGATCAGTTGATGTTTCTTGGTGTTGAAGATTGTGAGTTTAAACATCAGCTACTGCAACATTTCCATTTATGGCTGAAATAGCCTGGCCCTGACCATTGCTGCGCATCAGCTATAATTTTACCTGAAGCTTTTCCAGCAGATCCATATTCTGCTTCTTCAGCTGCACGTTTGTCTTCTCCAGTTTATCAAGTCGCTCAGAGTCGTCAGGAGGAGGGCCCGCCTCGAACATCTCATCCTGCAGGACGTGGTACTCGACTTCATACGCCTGCAGCTGCTTGGATATATCCATCTCCATCACCTGGGGACaatcacaattgtaattgagttcagatgattgactttgtaattgtaataggcgtcgaaattctataaaaatacaactggggaaccatgttagagttctatggcttacacatacgcagttaacaattactaaaatatgtttcagatcaacttttcccaactttttttttaaatgaattgaaattgaggggtatactgggagaaaaaaaggctcaggcgCCCAAGCTAAagacattaataccaatatttttatggaTCATGAAGACTaccaaggtaaccaagagatgaaaaacaaattaaatgatggataatattttttgtgaatttataGCTGAATTAATTCAAAACCGacttgttatcataagagacgctaacagaacgctaacacaagagaaaggatacattttatggggttatttgtgattaattgaatttgaactttagtaattgagaaagtaattgtaattgactttcagggggaaaataataattttaattttaattgggaaaaaatgctgctcACCGTTATCATagtttagttgtaattgaacatggataattgaagacgtaattgtaattgaaaaatgtaactgaccacAACCCTGTCTGGGGATGGACACATTACAGGTCAGTGAGTGATGGCACacatttaatgttaaaaaaaaaaaaaaaaagtggctttGTGCAATGATGGTAAAGAGTACGGATTACCCAGTACTGTGTTTTTCTGACCCAGGATTGTATTTCATGCtacttctctctctcacacattaCCTTAGTGATGGTCTGCTCCATCTGTGCGTGAGTGAGGGTGGGTAGAGTCGTTTTCAGGTAGTCAACAATGCTCTCAAAGCTGTCACACTCCACTATCTCCCTTTCCTGGCTACTCAGCAAACAAAGAGCCACTTTGAAGATCACCTCAGTGCCCTGAACGAGTACAAAATCTGGACAAAGCGACACAAGTCCCTTCAGTTATTTCAGTAGTGCTGAATACAAAAATTGTGCACAAGAGTGTTTAGTGAGAGCAGTGATTATAGCAGTGTAAATATGCACCAAAGATGCGGGAGACGAAGCCGAGGGGGAATTGTGAGGCAAAGAGAGTGAGGAACCAGGGCGCTGCGTAGAGGCTCGGGCAGATCTCGTGCTCCTCAAAGTGATTGTACAGATCTCGGTGGTAGTCGTGCAACAGCCTGGAGAGCTGGTACATCTGAATCTGGGAGGACAcaaagagcacacacacacacacgtgaacaGATCGCAAGATGTGTGAAACTAAACTGGTCCACTTGCATCTAACTCTAAGAGTGATTGTGCATAAACGCAGTCTTTCTTAATCCAAACACAGAGCTCCTGAACTATTACAGCAACCTGTTCCAGCATGCATTTGATGAGCTGTACTAACTCGTATGTTACACTGAACCGCACTGCACACAGAAAGGAAAAGCAGAAGTTAGCACCAGCTCATGTTAGACTCACGTTGACACTTTTACAATTTCCTCACAGTTAAAGACAACACGAGTAATGCAAGGACTTCCTCGTAGCGAACCACCTCCACGTACCGGTACTACTCCTGTCGTTGTGAGCTTCAGGATGAATTAGAAGAAAGCAGCGGAGAAGGAACAGGAGGCATGTGCTTGGCTAAAGAGTTACCTGATGTGGATTAAACATTAGCATGCCTGCTGATGCTTTAACTAGAGTGGGGTCAGCTGATATTTAACAAGGATGAACCGAGCAG
Encoded proteins:
- the tbc1d4 gene encoding TBC1 domain family member 4 isoform X6, with product MYQLSRLLHDYHRDLYNHFEEHEICPSLYAAPWFLTLFASQFPLGFVSRIFDFVLVQGTEVIFKVALCLLSSQEREIVECDSFESIVDYLKTTLPTLTHAQMEQTITKVMEMDISKQLQAYEVEYHVLQDEMFEAGPPPDDSERLDKLEKTNVQLKKQNMDLLEKLQAARQKIQTLETNVESFLSRESKLKHMIRSLEQERAAYQRTVERMRSCLPSDALTDVEMTQIKTGPNGKAKTPAKKL